From Candidatus Krumholzibacteriia bacterium, one genomic window encodes:
- a CDS encoding amidohydrolase family protein produces the protein MPRTLIANARLLTLHPGAPFLAAASLVLDDGIVAAVLDDPEPRDVHAERIDAAGGLVFPGLINAHTHCYSSLARGMDAGAAAIDFAALLETLWWRLDACLEAEDVQLSAMLAARDSLRLGVTTLFDHHASYGCIAGSLEQVASGLEQVGVRSVVCFEISDRAGKEAARQALAENVRQAETGWSPPFRLGTMLGLHASFTLSDATLEEAAAVARTHGLAVHVHGAEDGVDRVSGARQGTGVVERLTRFGLLEPGAIVAHGVHLDAAEIRALAAQGVAIAHNARSNMNNGVGRADPGAMARAGAQVVLGTDAYGAGLLAEARAAILLQRQQPRLGSGDVIAECLLQGNPSLAAGRLPLLGRILPGAPADVVVTRYVPPTPCTEA, from the coding sequence GTGCCACGCACGCTGATCGCCAACGCGCGCCTACTCACCCTGCATCCGGGCGCGCCTTTCCTCGCCGCGGCGAGCCTCGTCCTCGACGACGGGATCGTCGCCGCCGTTCTCGACGATCCGGAGCCCCGCGATGTCCATGCGGAAAGAATCGATGCCGCCGGCGGCCTCGTCTTCCCCGGCCTGATCAACGCCCACACGCACTGCTACAGCAGTCTGGCCCGCGGCATGGATGCTGGCGCCGCGGCAATCGACTTCGCTGCCTTGTTGGAGACGCTCTGGTGGCGCCTCGACGCTTGCCTCGAAGCGGAGGACGTGCAGCTCTCCGCCATGCTGGCGGCGCGAGACAGCTTGCGGCTTGGGGTCACGACGCTCTTCGATCATCACGCCAGCTATGGTTGCATCGCCGGCTCGCTGGAGCAGGTCGCCTCGGGCCTGGAGCAGGTGGGAGTCCGCAGCGTCGTCTGCTTCGAAATCTCCGATCGCGCTGGCAAGGAAGCGGCGCGGCAGGCCTTGGCTGAGAACGTGCGCCAAGCCGAGACCGGCTGGAGCCCGCCTTTCCGCTTGGGCACGATGCTCGGCCTGCATGCTTCCTTCACTCTCTCCGATGCCACCCTGGAAGAAGCCGCGGCTGTGGCCCGGACGCACGGCCTCGCCGTGCACGTGCACGGGGCCGAGGACGGCGTCGATCGAGTGTCCGGGGCCAGACAAGGTACGGGCGTGGTCGAGCGCCTCACACGTTTCGGACTCCTCGAACCTGGCGCCATCGTGGCGCACGGGGTGCACCTGGACGCGGCGGAGATTCGCGCCCTCGCGGCGCAGGGCGTCGCCATCGCCCACAATGCGCGCTCGAACATGAACAACGGCGTCGGCCGCGCCGATCCCGGAGCGATGGCTCGTGCGGGTGCTCAGGTAGTGCTCGGCACCGACGCTTACGGCGCCGGACTGCTGGCGGAAGCGCGCGCGGCGATCCTGCTGCAACGCCAGCAGCCGCGTCTCGGCAGCGGCGACGTCATCGCCGAGTGCTTGTTGCAGGGAAATCCGAGCTTGGCGGCGGGACGGTTGCCACTCCTCGGGCGGATTCTTCCGGGAGCGCCGGCGGACGTCGTGGTGACGCGGTATGTCCCGCCGACACCGTGCACCGAGGCG
- a CDS encoding lamin tail domain-containing protein: protein MPLFPTLGVLATLVVNEVLYDPAGADGGKEYVEVLNLSTAALPLAGLELQVGDGARAGSWRTVWRASGDSLGPQALLVIGGDSVAVRTATLEASLQNGPDAVRLWQQGRSLDLLGYGAHTFPEYYEGAPAPDVSGASLARFPDGVDTEVNAADFRGATPTPGRRNAARRAFAVRLVPPAPARLWPFRPVEVLAQVRNTGIETLASGSYSVEGRLLPVRGEPYLDAVVLGPAQALTVRGASPALAPGDSTSQALSWSGELGLFRLEVLLHGADEDSTDHAASLWLRFGGGPVLIQEILFAPSAGAPEWIEVGNRDGRPHDLAGWTLADATGHPVSLRASRPLAPGERAILAADSTSAIPGLAETVLRVAVSPWPSLNNTDDDTGFADVLVLRDRTGLVQDAVTYSAAWGSERGRSLERLTADPDARGLLWAPCKDRSGSTPGRENSASAPPGWSTELVLQPNPFSPDGDGQEDLLAVAFEVPASHTGFQLALFDTSGRRRRLLAGDRLGPGPRRFVWDGNDDAGRSLETGVYVLRLELVGGPSATQLRTIGLVRR from the coding sequence GTGCCCCTGTTTCCGACCCTCGGCGTTCTGGCGACGCTCGTCGTCAACGAAGTGCTCTACGATCCCGCCGGCGCCGACGGCGGCAAGGAATACGTCGAGGTGCTCAACCTCTCGACCGCGGCCTTGCCACTCGCCGGCTTGGAACTTCAGGTAGGCGACGGGGCGCGCGCGGGCAGCTGGCGGACGGTCTGGCGCGCCAGCGGCGACAGCCTCGGGCCGCAGGCCTTGCTCGTCATTGGCGGCGACAGTGTCGCGGTGCGTACGGCGACATTGGAAGCGAGCCTGCAGAACGGCCCCGATGCGGTGCGGCTCTGGCAGCAGGGCCGGAGCCTCGATCTGCTGGGTTACGGCGCGCACACGTTTCCCGAGTACTACGAGGGCGCTCCCGCCCCCGACGTGTCCGGTGCCAGCCTGGCCCGGTTTCCCGACGGTGTCGACACCGAGGTCAACGCCGCCGACTTCCGCGGCGCCACACCCACACCGGGGCGGCGCAACGCCGCCCGGCGCGCCTTCGCCGTCCGCCTCGTGCCACCGGCTCCAGCGCGACTCTGGCCTTTCCGGCCGGTGGAAGTGCTGGCGCAGGTGCGGAACACCGGCATCGAAACCCTGGCCTCCGGGAGTTACAGCGTCGAGGGTCGGCTCCTCCCCGTCCGAGGCGAACCGTATCTCGACGCTGTGGTCCTCGGGCCAGCGCAGGCTCTCACGGTGCGCGGTGCGAGCCCGGCGCTCGCTCCGGGGGACAGCACCAGCCAGGCGCTCTCCTGGAGCGGCGAGCTGGGTCTTTTTCGGCTCGAAGTCCTCCTGCACGGCGCCGATGAGGACAGCACGGACCACGCGGCTTCGCTGTGGCTCCGCTTCGGAGGCGGGCCGGTTCTCATCCAGGAGATCCTCTTCGCGCCCAGTGCAGGGGCACCCGAATGGATCGAGGTGGGGAACCGTGACGGCCGGCCGCACGATCTCGCGGGCTGGACGCTGGCGGATGCCACCGGACATCCGGTGAGTTTGCGTGCTTCGCGCCCCCTCGCTCCGGGCGAACGCGCCATTCTCGCTGCGGATTCGACGAGCGCCATCCCTGGGCTCGCGGAAACAGTGCTTCGCGTCGCCGTTTCCCCCTGGCCGTCGCTCAACAACACCGACGACGACACGGGCTTCGCGGACGTGCTCGTGCTGCGCGACCGGACGGGACTCGTGCAAGACGCCGTGACCTACAGCGCCGCCTGGGGGAGCGAGCGCGGTCGCAGCCTGGAACGCTTGACCGCCGATCCCGATGCGCGCGGCCTGCTTTGGGCTCCGTGCAAGGACCGTAGTGGCTCGACGCCGGGTCGGGAGAACAGCGCCAGCGCGCCCCCGGGCTGGAGCACCGAGCTCGTCCTGCAGCCCAACCCCTTCTCTCCCGACGGCGATGGGCAGGAAGACTTGCTTGCCGTCGCCTTTGAAGTGCCGGCTTCGCACACCGGTTTCCAGCTCGCGCTGTTCGACACGAGTGGCCGGCGACGGCGGCTGTTGGCGGGGGATCGTCTCGGGCCGGGGCCGCGACGGTTCGTGTGGGACGGCAACGACGACGCGGGCCGGAGTCTCGAGACAGGCGTCTATGTGCTGCGGCTCGAGCTCGTAGGTGGGCCGAGTGCGACACAATTGCGCACCATCGGCTTGGTGCGGCGTTGA
- a CDS encoding STAS domain-containing protein gives MRSLEYNVEKVGANRNIAVLSLDGYVDSATSLNMDEAIDSILRQGVYRVIVDLTKVGYISSAGWGVFISKIKDIRENGGGLKIAGMRPDVRDVFDLLGFGHIIDAHESVDEALSAFEGGPAKVQKSTRREELPTGGKRNP, from the coding sequence ATGCGTTCGCTCGAGTACAACGTGGAGAAGGTCGGTGCGAACCGAAACATCGCCGTCCTCTCCCTGGACGGATACGTCGATAGCGCGACCTCTCTGAACATGGACGAAGCCATCGACTCGATCCTGCGCCAAGGGGTCTATCGCGTCATCGTCGACCTGACCAAGGTGGGCTACATCAGCTCCGCCGGCTGGGGTGTCTTCATCAGCAAGATCAAGGACATCCGTGAGAACGGCGGCGGCTTGAAGATCGCCGGCATGCGTCCCGATGTGCGCGATGTCTTCGATCTCCTGGGCTTCGGCCACATCATCGACGCCCACGAGAGCGTGGACGAGGCGCTCTCCGCCTTCGAGGGCGGGCCGGCGAAGGTACAGAAGAGCACCCGGCGCGAAGAACTCCCTACCGGCGGCAAGCGCAACCCGTGA
- a CDS encoding LAGLIDADG family homing endonuclease, producing MTNAFKGEDLNHYVPIFRRYGVPVLYNFRDEDMKWIEYRPKAKMLVLDKIYPEGIRIPDYFVGKNIVHLPTTKCVAGDTEIIRGDGTRATIRDLFQQAVAAGGVVEVDGDLRCRTQVSVLAMDAQGRIRPFRASWLWRTQRQARKVLALRTRSGRTVLATEDHLFWTPQGWRRLGNLAAGEHVAIGRHLDVRGRSQPLPQTHAAIQPFPKKARAGRKYSEEFCQEILDRYAVGETVTAIASAKNIRWQTVQSILRRHEVVLRRNVARPRIPRSTSSEFWRWIGYFIAEGCIEQGARGSYKLWWSNCDPRIRHDFTHLSTDLFGMTPKAHRSNPGMHIYSRNLALFLGELGLPLPLKANNKQVPEHLFRCPDDQVASFLSAYLDGDGFVSSRQAEVTATTKSRRLAMDLQVLFARLGAVAFGREILQALPGWSAPRTYYQVSVRGESMARLQRHLHLRHPRKANRFEDQAKRFLSGKRQTTWDVVPLDPGSVRGVREGLRMTQAATGVSSSINMVENAHGRPTPRVALTILESLARHDKNSRFSDTLADMNALASPDLAWDSVAEVREIDGSQIDLYDLTVPEAESFVGNGLVLHNCHIYTTTTGAMKNAFGGLLNTKRHYTHSWIHATLVDLLAIQKEIHPGLFAVVDGTTAGNGPGPRTMFPVVKNFMLASADQVAVDAVSAKMMGFDPMSIDYIRLGHESGLGVGRTTEIEVVGVDVSQENWGFRVGDNGASRVGDLLWFGPLRGVQNFFFRTPLVNLFILGSEAYHDFYRWPARDRRVFERWLRETGWGHLFAAYAGGEPVTAGGATSSARS from the coding sequence GTGACCAACGCCTTCAAGGGCGAGGACCTCAATCACTATGTCCCCATCTTCCGCCGCTACGGCGTTCCCGTGCTCTACAACTTTCGTGACGAGGACATGAAGTGGATCGAGTACCGGCCGAAGGCCAAGATGCTCGTCCTCGACAAGATCTATCCCGAGGGCATCCGCATTCCGGATTACTTCGTCGGCAAGAACATCGTTCACTTGCCGACCACGAAGTGCGTGGCCGGCGACACGGAGATCATTCGGGGCGACGGCACCCGAGCCACGATCCGCGACCTGTTTCAACAGGCCGTCGCTGCGGGGGGTGTGGTCGAGGTCGATGGGGATCTCAGGTGCCGAACCCAAGTATCCGTATTGGCCATGGATGCCCAGGGGCGAATCAGGCCGTTCCGGGCGTCCTGGCTCTGGCGCACACAGCGCCAAGCCAGAAAGGTCCTCGCACTTCGAACACGCTCTGGCCGGACAGTCCTGGCGACAGAAGATCACCTTTTCTGGACTCCTCAAGGCTGGCGGCGGCTAGGAAACCTCGCGGCGGGCGAGCATGTCGCGATCGGAAGGCATCTGGATGTCCGAGGAAGGTCGCAGCCGTTGCCGCAAACCCACGCCGCCATCCAACCCTTCCCCAAGAAGGCCCGGGCCGGACGGAAATACTCCGAAGAGTTCTGCCAGGAGATTCTAGATCGCTACGCCGTTGGCGAAACCGTGACCGCGATCGCCTCGGCCAAGAATATTCGCTGGCAGACGGTGCAGAGCATTCTAAGACGGCACGAAGTAGTGCTTCGCCGCAATGTCGCCCGCCCTCGGATTCCTCGATCCACTTCCTCGGAATTCTGGCGCTGGATCGGTTATTTCATTGCCGAGGGTTGCATCGAACAAGGTGCGCGGGGCAGTTACAAACTCTGGTGGTCGAATTGCGATCCGCGCATCCGTCACGATTTCACCCACCTCTCGACTGATCTCTTCGGAATGACGCCGAAGGCACATCGCAGCAACCCCGGGATGCACATTTACAGCCGGAATCTAGCTCTGTTCCTGGGGGAGTTGGGGCTGCCCCTGCCGTTGAAGGCGAACAATAAGCAGGTTCCCGAGCACCTGTTCCGCTGTCCCGACGACCAGGTTGCCTCCTTCCTTTCGGCCTACCTCGATGGAGACGGGTTCGTCAGCAGCCGGCAAGCCGAGGTCACTGCGACCACCAAAAGCAGGCGCCTCGCCATGGACCTCCAAGTGCTCTTCGCGAGGCTGGGCGCCGTGGCGTTTGGCAGAGAGATTCTGCAAGCTCTTCCCGGTTGGTCGGCCCCGCGCACGTACTATCAGGTGAGTGTGCGCGGGGAAAGCATGGCTCGGCTGCAGAGACATTTGCACTTGCGACACCCGCGGAAGGCCAACCGCTTCGAGGACCAGGCGAAGCGTTTTCTCTCGGGGAAGCGCCAGACAACCTGGGACGTCGTGCCTTTGGACCCGGGCTCGGTTCGAGGGGTTCGCGAAGGACTGCGTATGACACAGGCCGCGACCGGAGTCTCCTCGTCGATCAACATGGTGGAGAATGCTCATGGTCGACCCACGCCCCGAGTTGCGCTTACGATTCTGGAAAGCCTCGCTCGACACGACAAGAACAGTAGATTCTCCGATACGTTGGCTGACATGAATGCCCTTGCGAGTCCGGATCTGGCCTGGGACAGCGTGGCCGAGGTGCGCGAAATCGACGGATCACAGATCGATCTGTATGACCTGACCGTTCCCGAAGCGGAATCGTTCGTGGGCAACGGCCTGGTCCTGCACAACTGCCACATCTATACGACGACGACCGGAGCGATGAAGAACGCCTTCGGCGGACTTCTGAACACCAAGCGGCACTACACGCACAGCTGGATCCACGCCACTCTGGTGGACCTGCTCGCGATCCAGAAGGAGATCCATCCCGGCCTCTTCGCGGTCGTGGATGGCACCACGGCCGGGAACGGTCCCGGGCCGCGGACAATGTTCCCGGTGGTGAAGAACTTCATGCTGGCGAGCGCCGACCAGGTGGCGGTCGACGCCGTCTCCGCCAAGATGATGGGCTTCGACCCGATGTCGATCGACTACATCCGCCTCGGCCACGAGAGCGGGCTTGGGGTCGGCCGCACGACGGAGATCGAGGTCGTGGGTGTCGACGTGAGCCAAGAGAATTGGGGCTTCCGCGTCGGCGACAACGGCGCGAGCCGCGTCGGCGACCTGCTCTGGTTCGGACCGCTCCGAGGGGTGCAGAACTTCTTCTTCCGCACACCGCTCGTGAACCTCTTTATTCTGGGTTCCGAGGCCTACCACGACTTCTACCGCTGGCCGGCCCGGGACCGGCGCGTCTTCGAACGCTGGCTGCGCGAGACGGGCTGGGGGCATCTGTTCGCTGCGTACGCCGGCGGCGAGCCGGTGACGGCGGGTGGCGCTACAAGCAGCGCTCGGAGCTAG
- a CDS encoding glycogen-binding domain-containing protein, giving the protein MPARSAVAAAGALSLVHLGFVLALCWSSACLPRPSAPRSPEIASGTVTFRYRDPSAQVVQVAGSWATNLALRGRDWTSGTRVGLMERDEEGLWTLQVDLGPGRYEYLFLVDGHFWMLDPSNPQRVADDQGSFVSLLVVP; this is encoded by the coding sequence ATGCCAGCCCGCAGTGCCGTTGCGGCTGCAGGGGCGCTGTCACTCGTTCACCTAGGGTTCGTTCTCGCGCTCTGCTGGAGCAGCGCCTGTCTGCCGCGGCCCTCGGCACCGCGCTCTCCCGAGATCGCTTCCGGGACCGTGACCTTCCGCTACCGCGACCCGTCGGCACAGGTGGTGCAGGTGGCGGGGAGCTGGGCGACGAACCTGGCGCTCCGTGGCCGCGACTGGACGAGCGGCACGAGAGTGGGCCTGATGGAACGGGACGAAGAGGGTCTCTGGACGTTGCAGGTCGACCTCGGTCCCGGCCGTTACGAATACCTGTTTTTGGTGGATGGCCACTTCTGGATGCTCGATCCGAGCAATCCGCAGCGCGTCGCCGACGATCAGGGCAGCTTCGTCTCGCTACTCGTCGTCCCCTGA
- a CDS encoding glycogen-binding domain-containing protein gives MVRFVYTGPPAQAVFLVGDFNGWSPTATPLDLEADGTWAASVFLDPGTYEYKFYVDNEWKLDPDNPDVSENGNSMVRVGAGGAVLPLGAPGESETTSTGGKNEIRWLLRYLGFITMRRQPELGRWDLERPLHDVDLRLEVDIGEDVTGWFLTNFNNREEGEPLSRTSLRYDRGLMLWRPEAFEVRLFDNTNVTDFEDPGSLVGKIGIYDDSFGYERRGVLLRRPLLGAPFEFFYSDNTEAATDSSLTLQLPDLETPPPAGTAFATYSAVDTRRNGDTFAIRLRAGSEARGLGLAYRLDRGVFPGLLSEGVVQADAGGAFASGRQVETVERWSAWNADLRLPFAGLHWVAEYMSADRRAEAERQQVLEEARFDSTTGAVQASFGPQTAAEGSFDLDESRRVVFTVSPAIERRDFRPSLRYDYEEHDYDALVTGTPILIRRHGASLGLEGRLAGMRLQLDLAQDWYDYPAGSTWETQFWFRRHNLWLDESKAGYERFVLLGLDEAATASLEASRQLWSARHLDASLRCTASSPGFDQAPRYVETVLRFGIDVAGPLRLQTHSRFATFRRFETSDPGIVASLGPGPHFEAGALAVNDIPGATHDYRTLSAHFVELVYQISERSDISLGFGVDPYVVYEVRNTYMDIGWDQFLFDDGASPGAAFTDPVGLGDRMERAEHDLQLERRLTVEARIQF, from the coding sequence GTGGTGCGCTTCGTCTATACCGGCCCTCCGGCCCAGGCGGTGTTTCTCGTCGGCGACTTCAACGGCTGGAGTCCTACCGCGACTCCCCTCGATCTGGAGGCGGACGGCACTTGGGCGGCCTCTGTCTTCCTCGACCCCGGGACGTACGAGTACAAGTTCTACGTCGACAACGAGTGGAAGCTCGACCCTGACAACCCGGATGTGTCGGAGAATGGCAACTCCATGGTGCGCGTCGGTGCCGGCGGCGCGGTGCTGCCCCTGGGCGCCCCGGGGGAAAGCGAAACGACGAGCACCGGGGGCAAGAACGAGATCCGCTGGCTCCTCCGCTATCTGGGCTTCATCACCATGCGGCGGCAGCCGGAGCTCGGGCGCTGGGACCTGGAACGCCCGCTGCACGACGTGGACCTGCGGCTCGAGGTGGACATCGGGGAGGATGTCACCGGCTGGTTCCTCACCAACTTCAACAATCGGGAAGAGGGTGAGCCGCTGTCGCGCACCAGCCTGCGCTACGACCGCGGTCTCATGCTCTGGCGCCCGGAGGCGTTCGAAGTCCGCCTCTTCGACAACACCAACGTGACGGATTTCGAGGATCCAGGGTCGCTGGTGGGGAAGATCGGCATCTATGACGACAGCTTCGGGTACGAGCGGCGAGGGGTCCTGCTGCGGCGTCCGCTCTTGGGCGCGCCGTTCGAGTTCTTCTACTCCGACAACACCGAGGCCGCGACCGACAGCAGCCTCACGCTTCAACTCCCGGATCTGGAGACCCCGCCACCGGCAGGGACGGCCTTCGCGACCTACAGCGCCGTGGACACCCGGCGCAACGGTGACACCTTCGCCATCCGCCTGCGTGCCGGCTCGGAGGCGCGCGGTCTCGGCCTCGCCTACCGGCTGGACCGCGGCGTTTTCCCCGGGCTGCTGAGCGAAGGCGTGGTGCAGGCGGACGCGGGCGGTGCCTTCGCGAGCGGGCGGCAGGTGGAGACGGTGGAGCGCTGGAGCGCTTGGAACGCGGACCTGCGTCTGCCCTTCGCCGGCTTGCACTGGGTGGCGGAGTACATGAGCGCCGATCGGCGGGCCGAGGCGGAGCGCCAGCAGGTGCTCGAGGAAGCACGCTTCGATAGCACCACCGGCGCGGTGCAAGCCAGCTTCGGGCCGCAGACGGCGGCGGAGGGCAGCTTCGACCTCGACGAGAGCCGGCGCGTCGTGTTCACCGTGTCTCCCGCCATCGAACGGCGCGATTTCCGGCCGAGCCTGCGCTACGACTACGAGGAGCACGACTACGACGCCCTGGTGACGGGAACGCCGATCCTCATCCGCCGTCACGGGGCGAGCTTGGGGCTGGAGGGGCGCCTCGCCGGCATGCGCCTGCAGCTCGACCTCGCCCAGGACTGGTACGACTATCCCGCTGGTTCCACCTGGGAGACGCAGTTCTGGTTCCGCCGGCACAATCTCTGGCTCGACGAGAGCAAGGCCGGCTACGAGCGCTTCGTTCTTCTCGGACTGGACGAGGCGGCCACGGCGTCCCTCGAAGCCTCGCGGCAACTGTGGTCGGCGCGACACTTGGATGCGTCGCTGCGCTGCACCGCCTCGAGCCCCGGGTTCGACCAGGCGCCGCGCTACGTGGAAACCGTTCTTCGCTTCGGCATCGACGTCGCGGGGCCGCTGCGCTTGCAGACCCATTCGCGCTTCGCCACCTTCCGGCGCTTCGAGACCAGCGACCCCGGCATCGTGGCGTCTCTCGGTCCGGGGCCGCACTTCGAGGCCGGCGCTCTGGCGGTGAACGACATCCCCGGCGCCACCCACGACTATCGCACGCTCTCCGCTCACTTCGTGGAGCTCGTCTACCAGATCTCGGAGCGGTCCGACATCTCTCTGGGCTTCGGTGTCGACCCGTACGTGGTCTACGAAGTGCGGAACACGTATATGGATATCGGCTGGGATCAGTTCTTGTTCGATGACGGCGCGTCCCCTGGGGCGGCCTTCACCGACCCGGTCGGTCTCGGGGACCGCATGGAGCGCGCCGAGCACGACCTGCAGCTGGAACGCCGGCTCACGGTCGAGGCGCGGATCCAGTTCTGA
- a CDS encoding DUF4388 domain-containing protein: MSARPQASLQGDLARFAPEIVLQILALVRADGVLVLQSAGARGEVFLRGGKIVAAQLGSGRGQRRRAATTPGAGRGRGRSRSAVAPPEPPALPEPVRDTVARVLAWRQGGFSFRHGATAEVEGAPLEVEGLLLECMTQMDRVRGGVAGEQGR, from the coding sequence GTGAGCGCCCGGCCGCAAGCCTCTCTGCAGGGAGATCTCGCGCGCTTCGCGCCGGAGATCGTGCTGCAGATCCTGGCGCTCGTCCGCGCCGATGGAGTGCTCGTGCTGCAGAGCGCCGGGGCGCGCGGTGAGGTTTTTCTCCGCGGCGGCAAGATCGTGGCGGCCCAGCTCGGCTCGGGCCGGGGCCAGCGCCGTCGCGCGGCGACAACTCCCGGAGCCGGCCGCGGCCGCGGCCGCAGTCGCAGCGCGGTGGCGCCGCCGGAACCGCCGGCGTTGCCGGAACCGGTGCGCGATACCGTGGCCCGGGTCCTCGCCTGGCGGCAAGGCGGGTTCTCTTTCCGGCACGGCGCGACGGCCGAGGTGGAAGGCGCGCCTCTCGAGGTCGAGGGGCTGCTCCTCGAGTGCATGACGCAGATGGATCGGGTGCGGGGTGGTGTGGCAGGCGAGCAGGGCAGGTAG